One window of Tenacibaculum maritimum NCIMB 2154 genomic DNA carries:
- the pseC gene encoding UDP-4-amino-4,6-dideoxy-N-acetyl-beta-L-altrosamine transaminase translates to MTFKIPYGRQNIQQDDINAVVETLQNDFLTQGPKVKEFEEKFATYVGAKYALAVNNATSGLHLAVLAMGLKEGERVITTPITFAASANCIRFLNGEVWFADIDPDTYLLSLEATRKLIESKPKGFFKGIIPVDFAGLPVDLEKFKELAIEHDLWIVEDACHAPGGYFLDSNNNKQYCGNGNFADIGVFSFHPVKHIACGEGGMLTTNSEEIFKKLSLLRTHGITKENMSENHGGWFYEMQELGFNYRLTDFQSALGITQLKKNKAGVERRNEISNAYKKAFQGKVKHQYLPNNSYNAHHLFVIEVTNRKELYDFLRNHGIFAQIHYIPVHKLPYYQSIGYDDANLINAENYYSKCISLPMYPNLTNKEQQFVIDKVLEFIN, encoded by the coding sequence ATGACTTTTAAAATTCCTTATGGACGCCAAAATATACAGCAAGACGATATCAATGCTGTTGTAGAAACTTTACAAAATGACTTTTTAACACAAGGACCGAAAGTTAAAGAATTTGAAGAAAAATTTGCAACTTATGTTGGTGCTAAGTACGCTTTAGCGGTAAATAATGCTACCTCTGGTTTGCATTTAGCTGTTTTAGCAATGGGGCTAAAAGAAGGAGAAAGGGTTATCACAACTCCTATTACCTTTGCTGCATCTGCTAATTGTATTCGTTTTTTGAATGGAGAAGTATGGTTTGCAGATATTGATCCTGACACTTACTTACTGTCTCTTGAGGCTACTCGAAAGCTAATAGAAAGTAAACCTAAAGGTTTTTTTAAAGGAATTATTCCTGTTGATTTTGCGGGATTGCCTGTTGATTTAGAAAAGTTTAAAGAATTAGCTATAGAACATGATTTATGGATTGTAGAAGATGCATGCCATGCTCCAGGTGGGTATTTCTTAGACTCTAATAATAATAAACAATATTGTGGTAATGGTAATTTTGCTGATATAGGTGTTTTCTCATTCCATCCTGTAAAACACATTGCTTGCGGTGAAGGTGGAATGCTCACTACAAATTCGGAAGAAATCTTTAAAAAGCTATCTCTTTTAAGAACACATGGAATTACGAAAGAGAATATGAGTGAGAATCATGGAGGTTGGTTTTATGAAATGCAAGAGTTAGGTTTTAACTATAGACTTACAGACTTTCAATCAGCATTAGGAATTACCCAGTTGAAAAAAAATAAAGCAGGAGTTGAAAGAAGAAATGAAATATCTAATGCCTATAAAAAAGCTTTTCAGGGAAAAGTCAAGCATCAGTATTTACCCAACAATAGTTACAATGCTCACCATTTATTTGTTATTGAAGTAACAAATAGAAAAGAGCTATATGATTTCCTAAGAAATCATGGTATTTTTGCGCAAATACATTATATTCCTGTGCACAAACTACCTTATTACCAAAGTATCGGCTACGATGATGCCAATTTAATAAATGCTGAGAATTATTACTCAAAGTGTATTAGTTTGCCAATGTATCCTAATTTAACAAATAAAGAACAACAATTTGTAATTGATAAAGTTTTAGAATTCATAAATTAA
- a CDS encoding glycosyltransferase — protein sequence MKKITIIIPTLNEESNIQRALDSVAFADEIIVIDSFSSDRTVEIVKNSKAVLLQRKFDDFSSQKNYAIAKASNEWILLLDADEEVTQQLQDEILKTLEQVKDEVGYYIYRKLFFRKKNIRFSGFQRSKVIRLFRKDTCTYKGKVHETIVTDGIIGQLTHRLNHYSYKSYTQYRAKLDHYAKLQAEELFAKGSHLTFFHLLFKPIVRFLLQYIFKLGFLDGISGFVISYLHGYGVFMRYLELLKLKYASNILKEDAYASIKRIYNEKEKQEVDVSIIIVNYKSWKHLRNCLPPLEQINTADFSLEVIVVDNYSDDGKLAVFSKEFTRTKFIENSGNNGFANGCNVGAKNSNGKYLLFLNPDAIASKEAISKMLITSKKHPNYGIVSCSQVNSQGKPEDAIRIFPNLFTLFGVSRAVYRRISKGYKHIVNSKESIIFPNWVSGSTIFISRDWLDRIGGWNEDYWMYYEDVDLSKKVTDLKGKVALLKNAQIIHNHGGASRINVKTAALTKSEVLISKHIYVNTHFSGLTKYISQFLLVTENLVGKLVLGGLGFILFFIPKLSVQWFILVNMVSYYLLAIQKRTWLSKRSINFKK from the coding sequence TTGAAAAAAATAACTATAATAATTCCAACTTTAAACGAAGAATCCAACATTCAAAGAGCGTTGGATTCTGTTGCTTTTGCTGATGAAATTATAGTAATAGATTCTTTTAGTTCTGATAGAACGGTTGAAATTGTAAAAAACTCTAAAGCCGTTTTACTACAAAGAAAATTTGACGATTTTTCATCTCAAAAAAATTACGCAATAGCTAAGGCTTCTAATGAATGGATTTTACTTTTAGATGCAGACGAAGAAGTAACTCAACAGTTACAAGATGAAATTTTAAAAACGCTGGAGCAAGTAAAAGACGAGGTTGGGTATTACATTTATAGGAAACTCTTTTTTAGAAAAAAGAACATTAGGTTTAGTGGTTTTCAAAGAAGTAAAGTTATTCGTTTGTTTAGAAAAGATACATGTACTTATAAAGGAAAAGTCCATGAAACTATCGTTACTGACGGTATAATAGGTCAGCTTACCCATAGGTTAAATCATTATTCTTATAAAAGTTATACCCAATACAGAGCTAAGTTAGACCATTATGCAAAGCTGCAAGCAGAAGAGCTTTTTGCTAAAGGAAGCCACCTTACTTTTTTCCACTTATTATTTAAGCCTATAGTTAGATTTTTACTTCAGTATATTTTTAAATTAGGTTTTTTAGATGGCATTTCGGGGTTCGTGATTTCATACTTGCACGGCTATGGTGTTTTTATGCGTTATTTAGAGCTACTTAAGTTGAAATATGCTAGTAATATTTTAAAAGAAGACGCTTATGCTAGCATTAAAAGAATATACAATGAGAAAGAAAAGCAAGAGGTAGATGTTTCTATCATTATCGTAAATTATAAAAGTTGGAAGCATTTAAGAAATTGTTTACCGCCTTTAGAGCAGATAAATACAGCCGACTTTTCTTTAGAAGTAATTGTAGTTGATAACTACTCTGATGACGGTAAGTTAGCTGTTTTTTCTAAAGAGTTTACGAGAACAAAATTTATAGAGAACTCAGGAAATAATGGATTTGCGAATGGATGTAATGTTGGTGCTAAAAATAGTAATGGGAAATATTTATTATTTTTAAATCCAGATGCTATTGCTTCTAAAGAAGCGATCTCAAAAATGCTAATAACTTCCAAAAAGCATCCTAATTACGGGATTGTTTCTTGCTCTCAAGTAAATAGCCAAGGAAAGCCAGAAGATGCTATTCGTATTTTTCCAAACCTTTTTACCTTGTTTGGGGTATCAAGAGCAGTGTATAGAAGAATAAGTAAAGGATATAAACATATTGTAAATTCTAAAGAGTCTATTATATTTCCAAATTGGGTATCAGGCTCTACTATTTTTATCAGCAGGGATTGGTTGGATAGAATAGGAGGGTGGAATGAAGATTATTGGATGTATTATGAGGATGTAGATTTAAGTAAAAAGGTTACTGATTTGAAAGGAAAAGTAGCTTTACTAAAAAATGCCCAAATAATTCATAACCACGGAGGAGCTTCTAGAATTAATGTGAAAACAGCTGCGCTAACTAAATCAGAAGTATTAATCTCAAAGCATATTTATGTAAACACGCATTTTTCGGGATTGACAAAGTATATTAGCCAGTTTTTACTTGTTACAGAAAACTTAGTAGGTAAATTAGTATTAGGAGGGCTTGGTTTTATACTCTTCTTTATACCTAAGCTAAGCGTGCAATGGTTTATATTAGTGAATATGGTTAGCTATTATCTATTAGCTATTCAAAAAAGAACTTGGTTAAGTAAAAGATCTATTAATTTTAAAAAATAA
- the pseI gene encoding pseudaminic acid synthase, whose amino-acid sequence MIPSDRCFIIAELSANHNGNKEVAIETIKAAKRAGADAIKFQTYTADTITLNSKKDDFKLKQGTIWDGMFLHDLYQQAYTPWEWFEDLYKAAREEGLIVFSSPFDKTAVDLLESLNNPIYKIASFEITDIPLIEYAAKTMKPIIISTGIATDEDIELAVSACRNVGNNDITLLKCTSSYPAPIEEANLLMIKDLRDRFNVKSGLSDHTMGIVTPVVAVTLGATVIEKHFILNKDIGGPDASFSLDETEFTQMVDAVRSAEKASGEINYTLTNKMKSGRDFSRSLYITSDVAKGDFLTEENIRSVRPGFGLHPKHYNAILGKKFKNNFEKGTALKEEYFE is encoded by the coding sequence ATGATCCCATCAGATAGATGTTTTATAATTGCTGAATTATCAGCTAATCATAATGGAAATAAAGAAGTTGCTATAGAAACCATTAAAGCAGCCAAAAGAGCAGGTGCTGACGCTATTAAATTTCAAACATATACCGCAGATACGATTACCTTAAATTCTAAAAAAGACGATTTTAAACTAAAACAAGGTACTATTTGGGATGGTATGTTTTTGCATGATTTATACCAACAAGCTTATACGCCTTGGGAATGGTTTGAAGATTTATATAAAGCAGCAAGAGAAGAAGGCTTAATTGTTTTTTCTTCTCCTTTTGACAAAACAGCTGTAGATTTATTAGAGTCTTTAAATAATCCTATTTATAAAATAGCTTCCTTTGAAATTACAGATATTCCTTTAATAGAATATGCTGCTAAAACAATGAAACCTATTATTATATCTACAGGAATAGCTACTGATGAAGATATTGAATTAGCTGTTTCAGCTTGTAGAAATGTTGGTAATAATGATATTACGCTATTAAAGTGTACATCATCATATCCCGCTCCTATTGAAGAAGCTAACTTATTAATGATTAAAGATCTAAGAGACCGATTTAACGTGAAGTCTGGCCTTTCTGATCACACAATGGGAATTGTTACTCCCGTAGTTGCTGTAACCTTAGGAGCAACTGTTATTGAAAAGCATTTTATTTTAAATAAAGACATTGGGGGGCCTGATGCTTCTTTTTCGTTAGACGAAACCGAATTTACACAAATGGTAGATGCTGTTAGATCTGCGGAAAAAGCTAGTGGAGAAATAAACTATACTTTAACTAATAAAATGAAAAGTGGAAGAGATTTTTCTCGCTCCTTGTATATTACTAGTGATGTAGCTAAAGGGGATTTTCTTACGGAAGAAAATATTCGTTCGGTTAGACCAGGTTTCGGATTGCATCCAAAGCATTACAATGCTATTCTTGGTAAAAAATTCAAGAATAATTTTGAAAAGGGAACAGCCTTAAAAGAAGAATATTTTGAGTAG
- a CDS encoding aldo/keto reductase has translation MINNKLILGTVQLGLDYGINNTVGKPSRQDVKIILDTAYNNGIQLLDTAEAYGDSQERIGEYHRSTSNKFQIITKFNTATKNLPFNIKERVKRNIETLNVSNLYCYMFHSFADFDSYFSSFEKDLYSLKEAGLVFKIGVSVYTNEEFEKVLAFKNIDLIQLPFNLLDNISKRGDILSKARKKGIEIHARSAFLQGLFFKTPDDLTGHLNPLKAPLKKLQDLCSDNYKMNDLALNYVYSQKHINHVLIGVDTVRQLQDNLASISKAISRDQIQEIDHINIKETGLLNPSNWNL, from the coding sequence TTGATAAACAATAAACTGATATTAGGTACGGTTCAGCTTGGTTTAGATTATGGGATAAACAACACCGTAGGAAAGCCTTCAAGACAAGATGTGAAAATTATTTTAGATACAGCCTATAATAATGGAATACAATTGTTAGATACAGCAGAAGCTTATGGCGATTCACAGGAAAGAATTGGAGAATATCACCGAAGTACTTCCAATAAATTTCAAATAATTACGAAATTCAATACAGCAACTAAAAATTTACCTTTCAATATAAAAGAAAGAGTAAAAAGGAATATAGAAACTTTAAATGTAAGTAATCTTTACTGCTATATGTTTCATTCTTTTGCTGACTTTGACTCTTATTTTTCATCTTTTGAAAAAGATTTATACTCTTTGAAAGAAGCAGGGCTAGTCTTTAAAATAGGGGTTTCTGTATATACCAATGAAGAATTTGAAAAAGTACTAGCTTTTAAAAATATTGATTTGATTCAATTACCTTTTAATTTGCTGGATAATATTTCTAAAAGAGGAGATATTTTATCTAAGGCTAGAAAAAAGGGCATTGAAATTCATGCAAGATCCGCTTTTTTACAAGGGTTATTTTTTAAAACCCCTGATGATTTAACAGGACATTTGAATCCTTTAAAAGCTCCTCTTAAAAAATTACAAGATCTCTGCTCTGATAATTATAAGATGAATGATCTAGCCTTAAACTATGTATACTCTCAGAAACATATCAATCATGTTTTGATAGGTGTAGATACAGTTCGTCAATTGCAAGATAATTTAGCATCAATAAGCAAAGCTATTTCAAGAGATCAGATTCAAGAAATCGATCACATCAACATTAAAGAAACTGGATTACTCAATCCATCAAATTGGAACTTATGA
- a CDS encoding L-threonylcarbamoyladenylate synthase, which produces MDIEIQKALEILKEGKTILYPTDTVWGLGCDATNVKAVQKIYEVKNREASKSLIILVNSIEMLKNYVESIPQEVIALLKKINSPTTIIYNAPKNLANNAIAKDDTVAIRLIQDKFCVNLIEEFGKPIVSTSANISGEQTPASFNLISEEVKNRVDYIVRLKEDTSNTKPSTILKIMEDGSIKTLRE; this is translated from the coding sequence ATGGACATAGAAATTCAAAAAGCATTAGAAATTTTAAAAGAAGGAAAAACAATTTTGTACCCTACAGACACAGTGTGGGGGCTAGGTTGCGATGCTACAAATGTTAAAGCTGTTCAAAAAATATATGAAGTTAAAAATAGGGAAGCGTCTAAAAGCTTAATAATTTTAGTAAATTCGATTGAAATGTTAAAAAACTATGTAGAAAGTATTCCCCAAGAAGTAATTGCTCTTTTGAAAAAAATAAATAGTCCAACTACCATTATATATAATGCTCCTAAAAACTTAGCTAATAATGCTATAGCTAAAGATGATACTGTTGCTATTAGATTAATTCAAGATAAATTTTGTGTAAATTTAATCGAGGAATTTGGGAAGCCAATAGTATCTACCTCAGCAAATATCAGTGGAGAGCAAACACCTGCTTCCTTTAATTTAATTTCAGAAGAAGTAAAAAATAGAGTAGATTACATCGTAAGGTTAAAAGAGGATACTTCAAATACAAAACCATCTACCATTTTAAAAATTATGGAAGATGGTTCTATAAAAACATTAAGAGAATAG
- a CDS encoding GNAT family N-acetyltransferase, with protein sequence MENNNPTYKVLKKQSFSEGSYAIVPIRFKDKLDIMKWRNEQIYHLRQAKILTEEDQKEYFKNVVSKLFKEEKPNQILFSYLKDNKCIGYGGLVHINWIDKNAEISFIMDTLLEKKYFDFHWKTYLSLIEEVAFKELKLHKLVTYAFDLRPHLYKVLEESNYLEEAVLKEHCLHNNEFKNVIIHSKINHENII encoded by the coding sequence TTGGAAAACAATAATCCCACTTACAAAGTATTAAAAAAGCAATCTTTCTCAGAAGGTAGTTACGCAATAGTTCCGATTCGCTTCAAAGATAAATTAGATATAATGAAATGGAGAAATGAACAAATTTATCATTTGCGTCAAGCCAAAATTCTTACAGAAGAAGATCAAAAAGAGTACTTTAAGAATGTAGTTTCTAAATTATTTAAAGAAGAAAAGCCAAATCAAATTTTATTTTCATATTTAAAAGATAATAAATGTATTGGCTATGGTGGACTAGTCCATATAAATTGGATTGATAAAAATGCCGAAATATCCTTTATAATGGATACTTTACTAGAAAAAAAATATTTTGATTTTCACTGGAAAACCTATTTATCTCTTATAGAAGAAGTAGCTTTCAAAGAGCTTAAGCTCCATAAACTTGTTACTTATGCTTTTGATTTAAGACCTCACCTTTACAAGGTTCTAGAAGAAAGTAACTATTTAGAAGAAGCTGTTTTAAAAGAGCATTGCCTGCATAATAATGAGTTTAAAAATGTAATTATTCATTCAAAAATAAATCATGAAAATATCATCTAA
- the pseB gene encoding UDP-N-acetylglucosamine 4,6-dehydratase (inverting) produces the protein MLNLNNQSILITGGTGSFGKMFTKLILNRFPNVKRLVIFSRDEQKHFQMAQEFPESEFPQIRYFIGDVRDLKRLESAFEDIDIVIHAAAMKHVHLAEYNPMECVKTNINGAENVIDAALKCNVKKVVALSTDKAAAPINLYGATKLASDKLFIAANNIKGKRDIKFSVVRYGNVMGSNGSVMPFFLNKKKSGAAFLPITDQHMTRFNISLEDGCEMVFYAIENAWGGEIFVPKIPSYNVIDVATAIAPELEQKIVGIRPGEKLHEEMITASDSFSTLDLGKYYAILPQNSPYSIYTKKEYQKAFDGTPVPEGFSYNSNNNDSWETIESLRTLVKKHVDSNFEI, from the coding sequence ATGCTAAACTTAAATAATCAATCTATTTTAATTACAGGGGGTACAGGGTCTTTCGGGAAAATGTTTACCAAATTAATCCTAAATAGATTCCCCAATGTAAAACGTCTTGTCATTTTTTCTAGAGATGAGCAAAAACATTTTCAAATGGCTCAAGAGTTTCCTGAATCAGAATTTCCTCAAATACGTTATTTTATTGGTGATGTAAGAGATCTGAAAAGATTGGAAAGTGCTTTTGAAGATATTGATATAGTTATTCATGCAGCGGCGATGAAACACGTTCATTTAGCTGAATACAATCCGATGGAATGTGTTAAAACAAATATTAATGGCGCTGAAAACGTTATTGACGCTGCTTTAAAATGCAACGTTAAGAAGGTAGTAGCACTATCAACAGATAAGGCAGCAGCTCCTATAAATTTGTATGGAGCTACTAAATTAGCTTCTGATAAGCTATTTATTGCAGCTAACAACATAAAAGGTAAGAGAGATATTAAGTTTTCTGTAGTTCGATATGGAAATGTAATGGGATCTAATGGTTCTGTCATGCCTTTTTTCTTAAATAAGAAAAAAAGCGGTGCCGCTTTTTTACCAATTACAGATCAACATATGACACGCTTCAATATTTCTTTGGAAGATGGTTGTGAAATGGTTTTTTATGCAATCGAAAATGCTTGGGGAGGAGAAATTTTTGTACCTAAAATACCATCATATAATGTTATTGATGTTGCTACTGCTATAGCTCCTGAATTAGAGCAAAAGATAGTAGGCATTCGACCAGGAGAGAAATTACACGAGGAGATGATTACTGCATCAGACTCGTTTAGTACTCTTGATTTAGGTAAATATTACGCTATTTTGCCTCAAAACTCGCCTTATTCAATATATACTAAAAAAGAATACCAAAAAGCATTCGATGGAACACCCGTTCCTGAAGGTTTTTCATATAATTCCAATAATAACGACAGCTGGGAAACCATTGAAAGTCTGAGAACTTTGGTTAAAAAACATGTTGATTCTAATTTTGAAATATAG
- a CDS encoding cytidylyltransferase domain-containing protein — MKIVIVTQARTGSTRLPNKVLKTIESKTLLEIHIERIKQSKLATHIIVATTNKKEDNLIEKEAERMGVSYFRGSENDVLDRFYHAVKDLHPNYIVRVTSDCPLLDSKLIDTIIKTAIDKKVDYCSNGIIETFPDGQDIEVFTFSALEKAWKNASLLSEREHVTPYIRNNSSFYNKKLFKAYNYSSLALQYKDVRMTVDEPKDFEVISSLIDKLGTYEDWEKYAELYLTTPEISNLNGTITRNEGYQKSLKKD; from the coding sequence ATGAAAATAGTAATCGTAACCCAAGCCAGAACAGGATCTACGAGATTACCTAATAAAGTTTTGAAAACTATTGAAAGTAAAACGCTATTAGAGATACATATAGAAAGAATAAAACAAAGTAAATTAGCTACTCATATTATTGTTGCTACAACAAATAAAAAAGAAGACAATTTAATTGAAAAAGAAGCTGAAAGAATGGGGGTTTCTTATTTTAGGGGATCAGAAAATGATGTATTAGATCGTTTTTACCATGCTGTCAAAGATTTACACCCAAATTACATTGTTAGGGTTACTTCTGATTGCCCTCTACTCGATTCAAAATTAATTGATACGATTATAAAAACAGCCATAGATAAAAAAGTAGATTACTGTTCTAATGGTATTATTGAAACATTTCCAGATGGTCAAGATATTGAAGTTTTTACCTTTTCTGCTTTAGAAAAAGCATGGAAAAATGCTAGTTTACTTTCTGAAAGAGAACACGTTACTCCATACATAAGGAATAATTCATCTTTCTATAACAAAAAATTATTTAAAGCTTACAATTACTCTTCATTAGCATTGCAATATAAAGATGTTAGGATGACTGTTGATGAGCCTAAAGATTTTGAGGTAATATCCAGCTTAATCGACAAACTGGGAACTTATGAAGATTGGGAAAAGTACGCTGAATTGTACCTAACTACCCCTGAAATTTCAAATCTGAATGGTACAATTACAAGAAATGAAGGATATCAAAAATCGTTAAAAAAAGACTAA
- a CDS encoding aminotransferase class III-fold pyridoxal phosphate-dependent enzyme, with protein sequence MNTGQNLYKKAKKLIPGGTMLLSKRPEMFLPEKWPSYYSKAEGCHVWDLDGNKYTDVSIMGIGTNILGYGNKEIDEVVTNVIKTGNMSTFNCPEEVYLAEKLIAMNPWADMVRFARSGGEANAIAIRIARAASGKDKVAICGYHGWHDWYLSTNLGNDEGLDQHLLPGLDPAGVPNHLKGSTLPFLYNDYEELENLVKNHDVGVIKMEVQRNQPPKEGYLQKVRKLATDHNIVLIFDECTSGFRETYGPIFKKYDVEPDMTVFGKTIANGYALTAVVGKKEIMEAAQNTFISSTFWTERIGPAAALKTLEVMEKEKPWNYITEMGSYVKEQWKAIAQQNNLKINTFGIPALAGFSFASENALKYKTFITQELLKKGYLASTVLYSCTTHTKPIINTYLEELNTVFQTIEKCENGSLQIDSLLESPVCHGGFKRLN encoded by the coding sequence ATGAATACAGGTCAAAATTTATATAAAAAAGCTAAAAAACTAATTCCAGGAGGAACAATGTTGCTTTCTAAAAGGCCAGAAATGTTTCTACCCGAAAAATGGCCCTCTTATTATTCAAAGGCTGAGGGGTGCCACGTATGGGATTTAGACGGTAATAAATACACAGATGTTTCAATTATGGGAATTGGAACCAACATTTTAGGGTATGGAAATAAAGAAATAGACGAAGTTGTTACTAACGTAATCAAGACTGGAAATATGTCTACATTTAACTGCCCTGAGGAAGTTTACTTAGCAGAAAAACTAATAGCCATGAATCCTTGGGCAGATATGGTTCGCTTTGCACGCTCAGGAGGCGAGGCAAACGCCATTGCTATTAGAATTGCTCGTGCCGCTTCTGGTAAAGATAAAGTAGCTATATGCGGCTACCATGGATGGCATGATTGGTATTTATCTACCAATTTAGGAAATGACGAAGGTTTGGATCAACATTTACTACCTGGTTTAGACCCTGCTGGTGTTCCAAATCACCTAAAAGGAAGCACTTTGCCTTTTTTATACAATGATTACGAAGAATTAGAAAACTTAGTAAAGAACCATGACGTTGGTGTTATTAAAATGGAAGTACAACGTAATCAACCTCCAAAAGAAGGTTACTTACAAAAAGTACGAAAACTGGCAACCGATCATAATATTGTTTTAATATTTGATGAATGTACTTCTGGTTTTAGAGAAACTTATGGGCCTATATTTAAAAAATATGACGTCGAACCTGACATGACTGTATTTGGTAAAACAATAGCCAATGGTTATGCTTTAACCGCTGTTGTAGGTAAAAAAGAAATAATGGAAGCTGCGCAGAATACGTTTATTAGTTCTACTTTTTGGACTGAAAGAATAGGTCCCGCTGCTGCTCTAAAAACATTAGAAGTTATGGAAAAGGAAAAACCTTGGAATTATATTACCGAAATGGGTAGCTATGTAAAAGAACAATGGAAAGCAATTGCCCAACAAAATAATTTAAAAATAAACACTTTCGGCATTCCTGCATTAGCTGGATTTTCTTTTGCTTCAGAAAATGCGTTAAAATATAAGACTTTTATTACTCAAGAACTCCTAAAAAAGGGATATTTGGCATCTACTGTTTTATATAGTTGCACAACACATACTAAACCTATTATAAACACTTATTTAGAAGAATTAAATACCGTTTTTCAAACGATTGAAAAATGTGAAAATGGAAGTTTACAAATTGACAGTTTATTAGAAAGCCCTGTGTGTCATGGTGGATTTAAAAGATTAAATTAA
- a CDS encoding GNAT family N-acetyltransferase has product MKISSNRLHLIEFDENLLNEKIMSWFSNTDLMKYYTNSKKAITKDILIDSIKKGKEQKNNFTYFIVHSDSNSIIGTIKIGPINSAHKTSDLVALIGERGDFGKGIGTEAIELGVKLAFEILDIRKLFGGMYASNIPSIKAYTRAGWIVEGVLKGHYINEGKNEDRILVGCFNPKYFSETYIEEAKYRKWYKQN; this is encoded by the coding sequence ATGAAAATATCATCTAATCGTTTACACTTAATAGAGTTTGATGAAAATCTACTTAACGAAAAAATAATGTCTTGGTTTAGTAATACTGATCTAATGAAGTATTATACTAATTCAAAAAAAGCAATTACAAAAGATATACTTATTGATAGTATAAAGAAAGGTAAAGAACAAAAAAATAATTTTACTTATTTTATAGTACATAGTGATAGTAATAGTATTATTGGAACAATAAAAATAGGTCCGATTAATAGTGCTCATAAAACATCTGATTTAGTAGCTTTAATAGGAGAAAGAGGAGATTTTGGAAAAGGTATCGGCACTGAAGCTATTGAATTAGGCGTAAAACTTGCTTTTGAGATCCTAGATATAAGAAAACTTTTTGGAGGTATGTATGCTAGTAATATTCCTTCCATAAAAGCATATACTAGGGCTGGATGGATTGTTGAAGGCGTTTTGAAAGGACATTATATTAATGAAGGAAAGAATGAAGATAGAATTCTAGTAGGTTGTTTTAATCCAAAATACTTTAGCGAAACTTATATAGAAGAAGCCAAATATAGAAAATGGTATAAACAAAATTAA